In Aspergillus fumigatus Af293 chromosome 2, whole genome shotgun sequence, a genomic segment contains:
- a CDS encoding glutathione S-transferase, with translation MNANRGAKIILHWLEKSRAQRIMWLMEELNLSYDIKTYKRGPNGIAPPELKQIHPLGKSPIVSVQPPDASPMVLVESAAIIEYFLDHFSSPSTHLVPQRYKPGREGQVDGETDAWMRYRFFMHYAEGSLMSPIQVQLIMNAVRDAPVPFFIKPITGFITGKVSAEFLDQELRTHFRFLEDQLASAPENGPFLCGSRLTAADIQMSIPVIAALNLSIIPREEYPRLDAYAGAIQNEQGYRRAVEKVERIEGKPFVPI, from the exons ATGAATGCGAACCGAGGCGCCAAAATCATCCTGCACTG GTTGGAGAAGTCCCGCGCCCAGCGCATAATGTGGCTCATGGAAGAACTGAACCTCTCCTACGACATCAAGACCTACAAGCGCGGTCCCAACGGCATCGCTCCCCCGGAGCTCAAACAGATCCATCCATTGGGGAAATCACCCATCGTCTCGGTCCAACCGCCGGATGCCTCCCCAATGGTTCTTGTCGAGTCGGCCGCCATCATCGAGTACTTCCTCGACCATTTCAGCTCCCCCAGCACCCACCTCGTTCCCCAGCGGTACAAGCCCGGGCGCGAGGGCCAGGTAGATGGCGAAACAGACGCCTGGATGCGCTATCGGTTCTTTATGCACTACGCCGAGGGAAGTCTCATGTCTCCGATTCAGGTGCAACTCATCATGAATG CTGTCAGAGACGCCCCTGtccccttcttcatcaaacCCATCACCGGCTTCATCACCGGCAAAGTCAGCGCCGAGTTTCTGGACCAGGAACTTCGCACCCATTTCCGCTTCCTCGAGGACCAGCTGGCGTCGGCGCCGGAGAATGGGCCGTTCCTGTGTGGTTCGCGGTTGACGGCCGCGGACATCCAGATGAGTATTCCGGTTATTGCGGCGCTCAACCTTTCCATCATCCCGCGGGAGGAGTATCCGCGGTTGGATGCTTATGCGGGGGCGATTCAGAATGAGCAGGGCTATAGGCGGGCtgtggagaaggtggagaggATTGAGGGGAAGCCTTTTGTGCCGATCTAG